ctcatcttttctttgttgatgACAATATACTATTTCAGGAAGTAGTTTAGAGGGCGCAAGTGCTATTAAAACAATTGTGAACGAATATGAAGGAGTTTCAGGGCAggtgattaattttgattttttttagtagCAATATTCAACTTAATAGGCAGGAACAGATTGGAGCAATTCTTGAGGTAAGAGTTTCGAGTAATCCAAAGTGATATTTAGGTCTACCGGCTATGATTGGAAGGCGAAAAACTGAGGCATTTGCAagtttcaaagatagatttgttAAACGTATTGAAAGTTGTCATTTATCTCTTGGAGGAAAAAAAGTTTTTGTTAAAGCTATATTACAAGCCATTCCAGTTTATGCTATGCAATGTTTTTTATTGCCTATTTCACTATGTCGTTAGCTTGAAaatattattagtaaattttggTGGAGAGATTCAAAAACAAGGAAATTCAAAAACAAGGAAGGAAATTCATTGGTGTGATTGGAAAAAAAATGTGTAAATCGAAAGATCAATGAGGGTTGGGTTTTAGGGATTTGACGAAATTTAATATAGCTTTACTTGCAAAACAAGGTTGGAGATTAATTACGAAACCAGATTGCTTATTTACGCGTGTTATGGAAGCAAAGTATTTTTCGCATAATGATTTTATGAATGCGAGGTTAGGATCTCACCCTTCATTTACTTGGAGAAGTATATGGAGTGCAAGGAAATTGTTGGACCATGGAATGGGATGGAGAGTGGGGAACGGAAAGTCGATCAACATCTGGAATGAAGCTTGAATCCCAGGGCCTGGGAATAGCAGAGTAAGAGTTcaacatattaatattaattttacatcAGTAGCAGACCTCATCAATTCTAATCATATTACCTGGAAAATCGATGTGTTATGACAGCTTTTTGAAGAGGAGCAAATTTCCAGAATTCTGTCCATCCCACTCGCTGCAATGGATATTCACGATGAAAGGGTGAGGAGGGGGTGACAAAACAGGGGTATATACTGCAAAAAGCGGATATAAATGGTTGTTATAGGCGGATATGATACTAAGGCAAGAGAAGGGGATACATCAATCTACGCTACAatagaaattttacaaaaaattatggAGATTACAAGTTGCAagcaaaatcaaaattatattttggagAATCGCCAATAAAT
The sequence above is drawn from the Gossypium hirsutum isolate 1008001.06 chromosome A05, Gossypium_hirsutum_v2.1, whole genome shotgun sequence genome and encodes:
- the LOC121229063 gene encoding uncharacterized protein, with the translated sequence MTVKESPSITRFLNPSFSATTTIFKQALTSTVVASATYVFGIYPCFVTPSSPFHREYPLQRVGWTEFWKFAPLQKAVITHRFSRPWDSSFIPDVDRLSVPHSPSHSMVQQFPCTPYTSPSK